ATAACCGAAGCAAGTTCATGGGTTAGGGGAGTATGTTGGAGGGAAGTTGTCTCAGATCCTGGTCAGTTAGTTCTAGAAGCATGACTGCTTTTTGCTATGGTCCGTAACTGTTGGGGTATTGTTTATTTTTTGTTATGCAGTAGTATGCAAGTGGAATGTGAATCTAGTTGAAAGTTGAAACCAAATGCACGGTGGTAGTGTTAGCTGTGAGGAAATAGGCAACTTGTATGTCCTGGAGGCCAAGGGCCAGTACGAATATGCTAAGTACATATGGGCACCAAACCTCTTATGAAGATTGGGAATAACATGTCCTATAAAGGAAGCTAATATGTATCTCTAACAGTAGCTTCCATTGGAGATGTTCAGAAACTATTGCCCAAGCCAACTACTCTGTTCATGTGTTTCTTCAGGAATGGAAGGAAATTCGTTAATATTGTGCATATCAACAAACTGTATTGAAGTGAAAGTTACTGTGCACCTCCGTGATGCTTTCAATTGGATAATTTTTTTAGAGCTCAAATCTTGCTTTTATTCTACCTTGATTGCAATATGCAAATGTGTACTTACTTCCTAAATGTGAAAGAATTTGAATGTATACTGGAGAGGATTTGAATGTATACTGGAGTGGCATTCATTATTTTCATTGGTATTTTCCTTTCTGAAGTTAAATTGAAGCTTTTGATAGCGGCTACTTGTATTTGTGCCAATATATTTTTGTATCATGCAGACACGTTTCTTATAGTAAGTTATCACATTAGTACTACATGATAAATACTCCAAATGGTTTCTCAATTTTCTCTGAAGTACATTCAAGCGAACGTGAACCTAAACTGTAGTCACTTCCCTCTAAGCACTAAGGAGGACCAGTTTCTTGAAAAGGGCTAAATACAATAACAAACAACGACTCTTGCATTAAATGACGGGTTAAATAAATAGCATAAATATATTGAAGTGAAAGTTACTATGCACCTTAGTGATACTTGGATATATTTTTAGAGCTAAATTATTTCTTCTCCTCTGCCCTGGTTGCAGTATGAGAATGTTTTGCTTCCTAAATGTGAAAGGATTTGAATGTAAGAGGTAGTGGCACATTCATTCTTCCGTTTGTAGCTTGTAACTTGTGGCAAAATATTCTATTTGTTTCCTTGTTTTGTTATCGTACATGCTTAATAAATGTTCTGTGTATTTCATAGGTCAGTTTGAGTGCGTTTGCATTCTTGTTCTCGGAGTTAGTTCAATACAACCAGACACAAGTTGACAACATTGCTGAGCTGGAGCGGAGGTAGTCTCTATTTCTTATTTGCATGTCTGTTCATGGTAGAAAATACTTGGTTGGTACCTGGTGACTAGTGGTACAACCATTTTTAGTCAGTACATGCTACTCTTTGATATCCAGGTCACATAAAGTTTAAGGTGCTATGTTGTTTGCCACTTACTGTATGCTAGTGTCTTAAATCATCTGGAATTTCAGATAATGTAAAGGTTCACAATTACTTTTTCATATGTTGATATCCAAGTCACATAAAGTTTCAGGTGCTATGTGTTTGCCACTTACTGTATGTTAGTTTCTTAAATCATCCGAAATTTCAGATAATGTAAAGGTTCACAATTACTTTTTCATATGTTGAGATGTTTCTCTGATATGCCATATGATGCGACTAGAACATTTGGTTGGTCCATTCCCTGCAGCTCTAATGTTTCAGCGTATCTATTTCTCTACTTTGTTACTTCACCATATAAGACACTATCTCGTTACTTCTCATTGGAGAATGGAGACAGTGATGTTATTGTGCTAAATCATGCAAGGACGTTCGACAATGTTTCTCACTAGAAATGCATTGCTCCATTTTCATGGTTAATATTCTTTGATGCTTAGTGTAACATTTGTTTCTCTTCTTTTATGATTTATACAGGCTGGAGGATGCTGGTTATGCTGTTGGTGCAAGAGTTCTTGAACTGCTCTGTCACAGGGAGAAGGTTTGATGCATAATTATTCTCTTATTCCATGATTTTCTTGGTCCAGAATATGGCTCTGTAGTAGATACTTGTCTATTGCTTCATATACTTCCTCGCTCTTTGTTATGACTTGTGAGTGGCATGCCATAGTCATGGCCTTTTACTTGCGTAACTTATTTTGGATAACGAACTTGCTGCTTGTATCACGTCTTTCTTTGAAGAGGAAATCATAGCACAATATCTGGATAGAGTTGTCAGTTTGAATTGTAATTTAGACAACATAATGTTAAATTAATTTTTGAACTGATTGAATAATAACAATTTAGTGTGACCTCACAATTTTGTGTGGACTCCATAAATATGAATATTCATAGGCTATCATTTCTCTAAGGGTTCCGTGCATTCTCCAAATTTACATCATTGACCTCCTTTATTGTCTTATTCTATACATACTTAATgctttctataattttttatccTGTTGAGATAGTCATGTTAATGTTTGTAATAATCAATCCAGGGGAATAGACGAGAGACTCGACTGCTGGGCATTTTATCATTCATTCACAGCACAGTATGGAAAGTACTGTTTGGAAAGGTAATCTATTCTGCATATCAATCTTCTTTTATTCCTACTCTGTTTCTTGTAAAGGGTGCACTTAACTTCTTAGTTTTTCCTTTCACTGTGCACATTCTTTGTTGTCCTCATGTCCTGTCAAAAGATTGCTGGCTGAGCTTGTCTGTTAGTGGTCTGACCCGCCTGAGTATTACGCCTGATAAAAAGGCTTATACCTAGCTGCCATGGTGTTTGATATTTCTGCCAGACTACCTAACTAAGAACATCTGGAAAATGTTATTTGGTTTCTGTCTTTCTAATTCTGACTTGTGATTTGGAAAATGAAATAAGTCAGGATGTTGAAATAGGATGGAGGTCAAAAAGATAATATTTCCATTTTCAGTAATTTCTCTCACAAGCGTGAGCACTAAAGAAGAGCTTGGATGGAAAACTTAACATGAATGATATTTTCACATTTTTGTGCTGTTTGTAATGTTATTATTCACACAAAGAAGAATCTTTCGAGTAGTGTTCTCCTAATTTCCACTCTTTGTAGTAGTATGGCCTAATATTCTGTGGTTTTAAATGATGCACTCATTTCGATAGCATTAGCATATACCTCATATTGATCATCTAGCCTAACCTATGAGAAGAATAAACTAGAAAGATATAACCCCCACTCCCTTCCTTCTATGCCCTGTATCCTAGGCGACATGACCGGCTTACCCTTGCTCTTCAGAGTCATACATACTGTCTGCGGACGAAGGCTGGTCCTAAAACTCCTACACAGAAGATTTATAATTCTAATATTTTATACAATTTCATGTTGTTTGTGGAATCCATTTATAATATGTCCATTTATAATATGTGTTGGTATTAATGAGAGCCTGTGGCTATATACTCATAACTGGAGTGGGTGCACTTATTTGATTGCTTATCCTGATAGATGCTTTCTTATTGTTTGCAGGTGGCTGACTCGCTTGAGAAAGGAACAGAACATGAGGATGAATACATGATTAGTGAGAAGGAGCTTCTTGTTAACcggtttgatgaactttttttttcttcTACAGAATGTCTCCCTTGCGCTACAAGTCTAAAACGTGGGTCCCTTTTTGTTTGATCAGGTTCATTTCCGTGCCGAAAGACATGGGGGCATTCAACTGTGGAGCTTTTGTTGCAGGGATTGTAAGGGTGGGAGCTCCAGCTCAAATATCTAAGTGTAACATGTCGTTTGGATGAAGAATGAATGCCTGAACACCTTTTGAATTTCTTATAGGGCGTACTGGATAATGCTGGCTTTCCCGCGGTGGTGACAGCACATTTTGTGCCAATTGAAGGCCAGCAGAGGCCCAGGACAACAATCTTGATTAAATTTGCTGGAGAGGTAAAATAGTATGATGAAAGGTAGCAAGACCCTGGGGCCAATGTTTAGCATCGAGTAACATTGTTTGAACAAATTGTCCATTTTCAGGTTATACAACGGGAAGCAAGGCTCGGCTGAAACTCGTCATCTATGTACACCTCAACGGGGAAGATTGCTTTTATCCACCAAGTTAATCTCCCGTAACTTTAATTTTTTTTTTATCTTTGTTCGTTCTACATTGTATGGAAGGAGTGTCCCGGCATTCTTGTTTGCAAACTCTTAAAACTCTCTGCCTTGCGATGAGTTAGTGTAATTGAGTCAGAATGTTCAAGACAAAGCTTTAAGAATTCCGATGGCGAATGTGCAGTCAGAAATGGTATTTGGACAAGATTTGGTGATTTATGCAAGGACTGACTGTCCTGAAAGAATCAGTTTTGTTTTGCTGCCTTTGTTCTTGCTGCAAAAACGAGCACCCAACAACAGTAATTAACACAAACGACACCCAGATGTAAGATGCATCAACAACCAACCAAAACTATAAGCCAGGAAATGTATATGTCGATCACACCGGGCAGATAGCTCAGCCTATCCAGTAAGTGGATTACATTATACCCATACCATATGCTGCACAACAAAAATAAGCAGAGAccactgttttttatttattcagaaAAATGTCAGAATAACTCTTCAGATCTCAGCACCCAAGGGTGCACACAACCAGTTTTTTACAAACTCGTAGTTCTACCAGTcataaaacaaaaataaagaagTCAGGTATTATTGAACCATGACCCAGTTTTAGACATAAACCCTCCATCATGGCCTCCTGCTGATCCGTTCGCGACAACATTGGCCACGACTGTAGCCAGTTGATAGATGTACATAGCCTGTAGATGATTACACATAATGTTTTTTTGGTCAAACACAGCATCATTGTGGAAAGCCATATGGAGGAATGCAAAGCACTAACACCAACAAAGTAGTAAGTGATCCTAATGACGTCAGTTAAGGAATGACAATGAATGGTCTCCTCCTGATTACGAAAAGCACAAAGCATACTGCTATTCCAGTTCTACTTAGCTACAACTCCTCaaaacaactactccctctgtaaagaaatataagaacactcttatatttctttacagagggagtaccatagTTTGACTTTGAGAGGAGCGCGTAAGTAGATATATGCCTACTTCGATACCGCCTGCACCAACAAGCGCCTTATACATCGAGCTAACTGAAAATTTCCTAGATCAATGAATATCACATATAAAGGAATCCCTTTCATTATTAAGCTGCACGCTAGTTAAATCAGCACAAAGGACGTTCCACTCCATTGACTTAACGCCAATAATAGGTCGTCTACACTCCAGAGGAAGGTTCGAAACTAAGGTGATACATAAATTAAGTAAAACTACAGAGAAGTAATCGAAAAAACTGACCAGCATGCTGAATCAAGGATCGAGATCCTTCTTAAGACACCACAATGCTGCTCGCCGACTCATTTAAAGGAGGACAAACTTCAGAAATCCCCATACGACTGAATGCTGGATTCAGTTGATCATTTGAATTCTCTGCTTCATCACCAGATTTGAACAACAAAACTTTTGGCCCATTTGGGTGTTCCTCAGCGGCCTTCTCCCATTGTTTCTGGGTCTCTTGACTGACTCTAGGATGAAGGATGACTTCCTCAAGATGTTCGAAACATTCAATATTGATGACAGAAAGAGCATTTATATCTTTGCAAAGAAGCTGGAGTGTGACGAGAAACCGCATAGCTCCTTGTTTGATTGTGGGGAATGTCGGACGTTGCAGCTCAAAACAAAGGCGTAGAAGCCTGGGCAGTGCATGAACTTCTATACTGAAGTCCTCAATTTcgtgagcaatcagttttaaatacTGCAGGTGGCTCAAACTACTCAAAGCTTCAAGAACACTAGTTGTAAGTTTAGTAGTCGAAAGGCAAAGCTCCTTGAGACCCCGAAGTGATACAACAAACTGAGGCAAGATAGTTAAGTTGCCATGTAATTTCAGAGAGCTCAGGTAGCAGGGTCCTTGTATGGAATCCAGGAAATCTCCAGAGCATTCATCGAAATGAAGAGATAAAGAACGTGTAGTATCACTATTTTCGTCCTTTTTGTCCTGAATGAACTGTTGAATGGCCCTGATAAGATCGGACCAGTCAGTGCTACTTGCAGTTGCAGATGGCTTACACCAAATCTTCACCTTCCTCAATCTATTCATATGACCCATGAGATGAAGAAACCCTTCACTTCCATCGGTGATAAATCCTGCTAGAGTTTCGATGCTACTTTTTCCTTCCAAAAGAAACTTCTGTACTTCACTCCCTGTCTTCTTTTTGAGGAAAACACTCTTTTTATAGACTTTGCCTGAAATCCTAAACTCTCCCAATATGTGCATTAAGCAGGGCAACAAGAAAACTTCCACTGGTAGTAtatttacctttgttctcctcacaTCAAGTGCCTCCAAATGCTCCAGTTTTGCAATATCCTCTGGAAGTTCGGTAACACTACTCCCAAGGCTCAGATACTTTAGCAGCAGCAGGTTGCATATGCCTTTGATATGATCATCCTTCAAGTCATCACATTTTTCAAGATCAAGGACCCGCAGCAGTTCATACTTGCTGAAGTTGAGTACAGTTTTACATGCCTCCCCGAAGATTGTCAGGGATCGGACAAGTGATAAATCAATATTCTTGAATCTGTCATCATCTTTAGCATTTTTATGATGGAGAGAAAGCCGACGGGCATATTTGCCAGCCTCTTTCTTGTCATCACAAAACAAAGTTACAAAGTTCTGGGAGACTGACAACTGCAAAATGAACTCACGCATCACGCCATAAGTTTGGCAAGTCTTAACGTTACCATTGTTGCTTACACCGATGGGTTCGATGAGGTTCCGGTCCATAAGCTCGTCAAAATTTTCAGCTGCAAGTTTCATGGCATCACATGAAGCTTGGGTTTCTACAATCCCCTCAGCTGACCATCGCCTCAACAAGCTTTTCTTTCTCATGGGATGATCACTCGGGAACATGGCAAAATATAACAAGCAGGCTTTGAGAGCATGGCCGCCCAGACTGGCGTAGCTACGCATCAGAGCGCGTCGCATATCACCAAAGGTCTCTCCGTTCTCCATATGATAACGAATGTTGTTGCATGCATCTTCACAGGTACGTCCAATCGGCCAACCAATTGATTTCAAGAATTCACCCATGGTAATCAGGGCAAGGGGCTGGCCATAGCATTTGTTCAGAATTGCTGTTGTATCAGGCTGGTCGTAATGCAAATATTTCTTCGGGCAAGCTTTCTCGGAGAATAATCGCTTCGAGCATTTTTCATCGAGTCTACTCATTCTGTGCACATAGCCGTTCTCAGAGCTGCAGGCAGTAGCAACTGACTGAATAGTTGTCGTCACCACTACTCTGCTGCTACCATCATTGTCATCTGGGAAAGCTGATTTGATTCTTTTCCACTGCGCTTGCGTTTGAATGTCATCGATTACAATGAAATATCTGAAAAAACAAATCAAGAAGAAGAAATGATTTAATCTGCATCCTTTCTGAAGCCAGCTATACATAATGACTTTGCTACCAATTACACCCGTGGTCGCAGGGCCACAATTTCTCACACTAGCTATATAAAATGCAGAGAAGTTATCAGGTTCAAGTACATCTTTCATTTTTAAGAGATGAAAACTCATAGTAGAAAAAGAGAAACATTAGAGAGTCACTCATTTTAATCATGATAAGAGAAGAACACATAGTCTGCTTATTTTTCAGGGCTTGCTTACAACAGCACAGAGTAATTAAGGAAACTGAGATATTACTGTTGACTCTTGAGTTTTGACTCAGCACTCTTAGTACTAGCAAGGTGATACCAAATTGATACATCAGTGCTTAACTAGAACTCTCTGAATCAATAAGTCAAATGTGAAATGAATCCGAGAAGTAAAGCAGAGAGTTCTAAATACCTCTTGTTGGCCAACTGATTTCTGACTTGTACGCAGAGCTGCGAGACATTGGAGGTGTCCAGCAGCACACTTTCCTGACAATCAGATCCAAATTCCCGGAGCATGTCGGCCAGCACCCCCCCTGGGCTCTTGAGCGCGGCACAGACCCACGCGCGCTTGTCGAACCTCTCGCTGCCGGCTTCGGTTTTGTACACATCGGCGGCAAGAGCGGTCTTCCCCAACCCCCAGCACCCTACGATAGAGACCACCTTGAGCTGCGTCGGCTGCCCCTCGGCCGCTTCCGCCAGCTGCTCCAGGAGCTTCGCCCGGTGCTCATCGACGCCGACGAGATCCGCGTCCGCGAGGCGCGGATCCGAAGCAGAGGAGGAGGGCGACGGGACAGCACCGGAGGTCTGGGCGGGGACGGGGTACCTCTGCCTCCGGTCgtgcgcctccaccaccatctGCTTCATCCTCTGCAGCTTCTGGGCAAACAACCGGTCGTTGAGGAGCGCCTTGGGGGACCGAACGCTCCGGCGGAGCAGGGAAGCCTGCTTCTTCCAAGTCGCGCGATACACGACGCTGTCGATGCAGTCCTCTATCCCCTGAGCCAGTTCGCGCAGATCTTCGATCGACAAGTGCAGTTGAGCATCCATGGAACGGACAATCACGCCGAGCTCGTCCTCGAGGAATTTGGCGTCCCTCATGATGTCCTTGTTCAGATTCCAACTCTTCTCAACCAGCGAC
This window of the Triticum aestivum cultivar Chinese Spring chromosome 5D, IWGSC CS RefSeq v2.1, whole genome shotgun sequence genome carries:
- the LOC123123702 gene encoding disease resistance protein RGA4 — encoded protein: MEAAILSGTIKVVLPKLLSLVEKSWNLNKDIMRDAKFLEDELGVIVRSMDAQLHLSIEDLRELAQGIEDCIDSVVYRATWKKQASLLRRSVRSPKALLNDRLFAQKLQRMKQMVVEAHDRRQRYPVPAQTSGAVPSPSSSASDPRLADADLVGVDEHRAKLLEQLAEAAEGQPTQLKVVSIVGCWGLGKTALAADVYKTEAGSERFDKRAWVCAALKSPGGVLADMLREFGSDCQESVLLDTSNVSQLCVQVRNQLANKRYFIVIDDIQTQAQWKRIKSAFPDDNDGSSRVVVTTTIQSVATACSSENGYVHRMSRLDEKCSKRLFSEKACPKKYLHYDQPDTTAILNKCYGQPLALITMGEFLKSIGWPIGRTCEDACNNIRYHMENGETFGDMRRALMRSYASLGGHALKACLLYFAMFPSDHPMRKKSLLRRWSAEGIVETQASCDAMKLAAENFDELMDRNLIEPIGVSNNGNVKTCQTYGVMREFILQLSVSQNFVTLFCDDKKEAGKYARRLSLHHKNAKDDDRFKNIDLSLVRSLTIFGEACKTVLNFSKYELLRVLDLEKCDDLKDDHIKGICNLLLLKYLSLGSSVTELPEDIAKLEHLEALDVRRTKVNILPVEVFLLPCLMHILGEFRISGKVYKKSVFLKKKTGSEVQKFLLEGKSSIETLAGFITDGSEGFLHLMGHMNRLRKVKIWCKPSATASSTDWSDLIRAIQQFIQDKKDENSDTTRSLSLHFDECSGDFLDSIQGPCYLSSLKLHGNLTILPQFVVSLRGLKELCLSTTKLTTSVLEALSSLSHLQYLKLIAHEIEDFSIEVHALPRLLRLCFELQRPTFPTIKQGAMRFLVTLQLLCKDINALSVINIECFEHLEEVILHPRVSQETQKQWEKAAEEHPNGPKVLLFKSGDEAENSNDQLNPAFSRMGISEVCPPLNESASSIVVS
- the LOC123123703 gene encoding trafficking protein particle complex subunit 5 is translated as MIGVGKAKQYANVLDKPLGRGRQEVSLSAFAFLFSELVQYNQTQVDNIAELERRLEDAGYAVGARVLELLCHREKGNRRETRLLGILSFIHSTVWKVLFGKVADSLEKGTEHEDEYMISEKELLVNRFISVPKDMGAFNCGAFVAGIVRGVLDNAGFPAVVTAHFVPIEGQQRPRTTILIKFAGEVIQREARLG